CAGGATCTCCTGTGTAGTTGGTTTTGACAATGTCGACTCCAAGTTCTGATCCTACACGTGCTGCATGCTTTACGAATTCAACATCATGTTCGTTTTCTACTTTCTGTCCTCTAGGGTACATCATTGCTAAAAGCGGCATTCCCCAGTAGTCACAGGTTTCAGCTATTTCTCCTAATTCCTGAAGCATCTGGCTTTCTGTTTCACTTCCAAGGTTTACGTGGATAGATACTGCATCCGCACCAAGCTGGATAGCTTTTTCGACGGTTGTTACAGTAACTTTATCGTTTGGGTCCGGTGCGAGTGATGTACTTGCGGACAAGTGTACGATAAGACCTATATCGTCACCGTATCCTCTGTGACCCTGTTTTACAATACCTTTGTGCATTAAGATTGCATCTGCTCCGCCCTGGGAGATACTTTCGACTGTTTCATCCATATTAATGATTCCTGGAATAGGACCGCTTGATACACCATGATCCATTGGTGCTATGACGGTTCTTCCGGTATTTCTGTTTATAATTCTTTCTAGACGAATCTTTTTACCTATCATTTATATTACCTCATTAGTTATGAATAATATTTTCTTAATTATCCTATATAAAGTTTAATTGTACAATAATATACAATTTAATTATTAAATTTAAATGAAT
This genomic window from Methanobrevibacter sp. contains:
- a CDS encoding 2-amino-3,7-dideoxy-D-threo-hept-6-ulosonate synthase, with product MIGKKIRLERIINRNTGRTVIAPMDHGVSSGPIPGIINMDETVESISQGGADAILMHKGIVKQGHRGYGDDIGLIVHLSASTSLAPDPNDKVTVTTVEKAIQLGADAVSIHVNLGSETESQMLQELGEIAETCDYWGMPLLAMMYPRGQKVENEHDVEFVKHAARVGSELGVDIVKTNYTGDPDSFREVVEGAIVPVVIAGGPKVETDEQLLTMVKESLEVGGAGVAFGRNLFQAENPGKITRAISEVVHHDLEVEEALEFLK